The following coding sequences are from one Bacteroidota bacterium window:
- a CDS encoding T9SS type A sorting domain-containing protein yields the protein MKRFLFLIFPFSFLIAQQPSRPLVLVHYMPWFQTKAVHGYWGWHWTMNHFNPDSIGQNGERSIASHYYPLTGPYDSEDKNILEYQTLLMKIAGIDGVLVDWYGMDDYFDYGVLNESSQALLTAIQRADLLFGIVYEDQSVKQIVSGGYVEAGNALSYGKKVLGYAGNVWFGQPSYVKLDSRPVLLVFGPQYFTTSADWDTLFSGLTVSPLLFTLDNRLAPAAAGAFPWPPMWKSNTSGVLTQDLLNSYLDQYYAQAGSWQYLVTSAFPGFYDIYKEAGVGASYGYLDRDSGFTFTSTLQQALVHHPSIIQIATWNDYGEGTIVEPTVEFGYQYLQTIQAKRDSLDAEFQFQPDDLQLPLRVYNARLQFSGNAAVNSALNSVYGFIIASQRTQAIQLMDSLSSATSVGAAAENIPRAYALYQNYPNPFNPSTSIRYQLPLEENVVLEVFNTLGQRIALLVDEEEKAGMHQVDWQPEVSSGVYYCRLRAGNFVETKKLMLLK from the coding sequence ATGAAAAGATTTCTATTTTTGATTTTTCCTTTTTCATTTCTCATTGCTCAACAACCGTCCCGCCCCCTGGTGCTCGTTCATTACATGCCGTGGTTTCAGACCAAAGCGGTGCACGGGTACTGGGGCTGGCATTGGACGATGAATCATTTCAACCCGGACAGCATCGGCCAAAACGGAGAACGATCGATCGCGTCGCATTACTATCCACTGACGGGGCCGTATGATTCCGAAGATAAGAATATTTTAGAATATCAAACCCTGCTCATGAAAATTGCCGGGATCGACGGCGTCCTTGTCGATTGGTACGGGATGGATGATTATTTCGACTACGGAGTTCTGAACGAAAGCTCGCAGGCGCTTCTTACGGCTATTCAGCGTGCGGATCTGCTCTTCGGCATCGTCTACGAAGACCAGTCGGTGAAGCAGATCGTCAGCGGAGGATATGTTGAAGCGGGAAACGCGTTGAGCTACGGGAAAAAAGTGCTCGGCTATGCGGGGAATGTCTGGTTCGGCCAACCGTCCTATGTGAAGCTTGACAGCCGTCCGGTCCTCCTCGTCTTCGGACCTCAATATTTCACGACAAGCGCGGATTGGGACACGCTCTTTTCCGGACTGACGGTCTCGCCCCTCTTATTTACCCTCGACAATCGGCTGGCGCCTGCTGCGGCAGGAGCTTTTCCCTGGCCGCCGATGTGGAAATCCAACACATCGGGGGTGTTGACGCAGGATCTCCTCAACAGCTACCTCGATCAATATTACGCGCAGGCCGGTTCGTGGCAATATCTGGTGACGAGCGCGTTTCCCGGATTCTATGACATCTATAAAGAAGCGGGGGTCGGGGCGAGTTATGGCTATCTGGACCGGGACAGCGGGTTCACCTTCACGTCGACACTGCAGCAAGCGCTCGTCCATCATCCCAGCATCATTCAGATCGCGACATGGAATGATTATGGGGAGGGAACGATCGTCGAGCCGACGGTGGAATTCGGGTATCAATACCTGCAGACCATTCAAGCGAAGCGCGATTCGCTCGATGCTGAGTTTCAATTTCAGCCGGACGACCTCCAGTTGCCGCTGCGCGTCTATAATGCGCGGCTTCAGTTTTCGGGGAATGCGGCGGTGAACTCTGCATTGAACAGCGTGTACGGCTTCATCATCGCCTCGCAGCGGACGCAGGCGATTCAGTTAATGGATAGTCTGTCTTCGGCAACTTCAGTCGGCGCGGCCGCTGAAAATATTCCCCGCGCATACGCCCTTTATCAAAATTATCCGAATCCCTTCAATCCGAGCACATCGATTCGCTATCAACTCCCCCTTGAAGAGAATGTTGTGCTCGAAGTATTCAATACGCTCGGACAGCGGATTGCTCTGCTCGTCGATGAAGAAGAGAAGGCGGGAATGCATCAAGTGGATTGGCAGCCGGAGGTTTCGAGCGGCGTCTATTACTGTCGGTTGAGAGCAGGGAATTTTGTGGAAACGAAAAAACTGATGTTATTGAAGTAG